The region CGGTCTAATCAGGGAAGTTATCCCAAGTACTCCAGCAAAGTTGAAGAAGTCACTGCCAATAAGGTTCCCAAGAATCATGTCATTCTTGCCTTTCACAGAAGCGGAGAGGCACGTCACCAGTTCAGGAAGCGAAGTACCCGCAGCAACAATAGTCACGCCGATAAGCCACTCACTCAATCCGAATGCACGAGCAACGCCGGAAGCACCATCAACAACGAACTGGCTGCCGAAGCTTACCGCAAGCAATCCAACAGGAAGCAGCAAGTAATCTTTAACCGTAGCTACTTCGCTGTCACTTACCATATCACACAAAGCCGCATCACTTGCTGACGAAGGCTTTTTGCAACGGTAATACATCCATGCAAGATATCCGACAAAAACAGAGGTAAGAATAACGCCGTCAAATCGTCCCAGCTCGCCGCCGGAAACCATCATGCGGATTAACAGCTCAACACCAAACAGAATTGGTATGTCACGGGTAATCAACGTCTTGCTACCGGACACACTTTTAATCATGGCAACAGCACCAAGAATAATGCCGAGATTGAAAATATTAGAGCCAACAATATTTGCAAAAGAAATTGAAGGAATTCCTTTCAATACAGCAGTCAACGTTACAAGAAATTCCGGCAGGCTGGTTCCCATTGCAACAATGGTCAAGCCAATAATAAGTTCTGAAATGCCAAAACGGCGCGCAATGGCAGAAGCCGCATCCACAACCCAGTCAGCTCCTTTCCATAAAAGAAGACCGCCAGCCAGAAGGTACGCAATGTGTAAAAGCATGAAGCTACCTGATTAAAAAGTTATTGTGCATAGTCAAAGTACGTTGAGACACAGTCTTTAGAAAGGGCTGATGTAAGATGTGTTCCACTCATTGTCTAGGGCTTGTTTGCAATTCTATAGAGTATAGAAACTTGATGAAAAAACTCTACAGGCATATTCTTTATCACAACTCAGTTAACTCTACGTAAAAGGATAAATCATGTCTGTGATAGCAGAACTTTCTATTTTTCCGATGGATAAAGGAGTCAGCATGAGTCCCTACGTGGCTCGCGTTGTCACTGTCATAAAACAAAGTGGACTCGCCTACGACTTTGGACCAATGGGCACTACCATTGAAGGTGAATGGGATGAAGTAATGGGGACAGTCTCAGCATGCTACAAAGAACTGGAGCAGGACTGTGACCGCATCTACCTGACACTTAAAGTAGATGCACGCAAAGGCAGAGTAAACGGCTTGAAGGGCAAAACGGATTCAGTAGCCGCCAAGCTTGAAAAATAAAATACCCGGTACGCTTGAACAACTTCAAGCGTACCGGGCTATAAGCTCTTATACAGGCTCTGTTTCTATGACTTCTATGTGTTCCCATTTTCCCGAACGGAAACGCAGGAACGCAGTAAGCGCAAGAATACAGACATATACAATCAGCATCGCCCACAGTGTATGCAAGCCAGCATCAAAGAAGAAGCGACCCGCTACTACAGGTACACCAAGGCAGAGCGTTGCACACAGCGCCATTGCCCGCATAACAAACATCGTGTCCCCTGCACCCTTCAATGCACCAAAAAAGATAAGTGCAACAGAATCCTGAAGACAGAAGAACGCTACGTACGCAAGCAACACCTGACACGTTGACTGAATTGCGGCAAACTGCTCAGCAGGAATCCCTTCCGGTCTGAACAGCGCTGTCAGCTCATATGGGAAGAGCAAGAAGATTGCAGCAAAAGTTCCCATCCAGAGCATGGCAATATGCAAAACATTGCGCGCTGCCACACGAGCCTTTGCAACATCTTTTCCGCCCATTGCCTGACCAACTAAAATGGAAGCAGCAATATTCAGTCCTACTACAGGTAGAAATGCCAGAGAGTTAATGGACAACACAATATTAGAAGCAGCAAGTTCCACTTCGCCAATTCGTCCAACAACCATAATAAAGACTGTAAATGCAAAGATATCGAAGAAGTTATTCAGACCACTTGGAATACCAAAGCGCATCATTCGCATAAACAGCTTTGCATTAAAATGCCATGCACGTTTTACATGATACGTAACATCATTTTGTGGTGTAAATACCAGCCACGCATACATAATAAGCTGCATGCCCCACGAAGAGACCGTTGCCAGCGCTGCACCCGCTATACCTAATTCCGGAAAAATCCACACACCATTAATCAGCATGTAATCAAGTGGAATATTGATAAGGACAGCAATAATATTCACAATCATGTTGGGACGAGTTTTCCCAAGCCCTGTGAAAAAGCAACCTATAGCGTTTGCAATAATTGCGAAGCCAGTTCCCAGAGTCAAAATAGAGAAGTACGTCACTTCCTCTTTTTGCACTTCGGGAGCATGCCCAACAAAAGCAAAAAACGGCTCTGCAACAAATACAAGCATCGCGATGGCTATCCATGCGAAGCAACAAAAATATATTGCCTGCCACACAGCTGAGCCAATTTTATCAAACTTACATGCACCGTAATACTGTGCAATAAATACTGAGCTGTACGAAGCAATACCCAGAGCAAAAAGCAAAAACACAAAGTTCGCCATCGCTGCCGGTAATGCAGCTGCAATGGATATCAGTGAGTAATTACTCAAAAAGATTCTGTCCGTGAACTCCATTGTTGTTGATGAGCCAAGGCTTACAACTAAAGGAAGTCCCACGTTGAGGGCATCGCGATACCCGAAAGGTTCGTTCCAGCGTTTTTTTAAACGGGATAGCATCAATTTCTCCTGAGGTAATCCCCTGACGGCATACTCGATAACCAAAATCTGTAGCCGACAGGACGTTAATAAAACTGTGTTGTGCCCCGCTTACACGGGCGTTAAAATAATCACAACTGTTTATTATTGAACTGTATTAATTGTACATTCAATAATACCGACTAGACTGTAACAACGTTACCGCCTGCTTAAATCAATAAAAATTGAAGTGACTAAATCAATTTTCATTGAAATAAGAAGCAACCTTCTACGCAACCAATTTTATTTTTACAAGAAAAACCTTCATAAAAAACTTTATCCTTTAAGCACAGCACCTTACTCACTATAATCAGGTACATTTTCTAATTACCTTTATGCATATGCATTTTAACCCTAGTATTTTCTTGAGTTTCTCATCCAATCAAGCTTATTTTATGCTAACTTTGAATGCACACCCTAGTTTTTTTGAAGCTACTCAAACATACAGGATATATCATGAGCGACTTTTCTGATTCCTCAAAGTCACAAAAAAAAACGAAGCCTACCGAAGAACAGCCAACTGGAGCTGAACAACAGGACGCTATCGATACTCCTTTAGAACAGGAAGAACATACTGACACCGAACCTGTCCTTTCTGAAGAATCTACCACTACGAACGCACCTTCTGAAAAAGAAATTACTGCCGCTTCTCCAATAGAACAGGATAATCAGCCGGAACAGGCAGATGAAGCACCGCAAGCTGATACACCTGCTGAAGCTGAAAAGACTGATGACATGCAATCGCATGAAAGCTCAGAAGAAACAGTTGATGCTGAAGTTGTATCAGCACCAAAAGATGCTCAAGAAAATGAAGCGACCTCTTCAGAAGAACCCAGTGCAGCACTTAGTGTAGAAAAAGATGATGATGTACATGACACCGATGACGAACTTATCGGTGCAGCAGCTTCTAAACTCAGCAGTAGGTTCGGAAAAAAAAGCAATGAGCCTGCCCAACCAGAGGCAGAAACTGTTGAATCGAAAGAAACACCGCCTATGCACGGCACTGTCTCAGCAGAAGTTCCACCAAAAAGAAAACCTGCCAAAAAGAAAAAAGAGAAAAAGCCCAAAGAACCACTTCCAGATGTTGCTCCTGAAAGTAAAATTCTCAACACTCTTTCTCTTATTCCAATTTTACCACTTCTAATTTTTGCAGCGTTGCAAGGTGGAGTAGCTCTCTTCTTCCGTGAATTGTGGCCATTACAGGAAGTTCAAACAGTAGCGGTTGTTCAAGATACCCTAGCCGCTTCAAACTGGCTCACCCCAATACTGGACGGCGCTCCTTACAGTAGCGCTATGCCGCTGTATTACTGGTTCAGCAGCATTATTGCTCTGATTCCAGATATTCCAATAAATTTTGCAATTAAAGCCAGCACGGTCATCAGTAGTGTACTGTTTGTACTTTCTACGTACCTCTTTGCCCGCGCCGCAGGTGTTTCTAAAAAAACAGGTCTTGCAGCCGGTATGTTGACCATGAGTGCTGTTATTCCAGCTGTTACAATACAGCTGAACGGCATGGAAACCCTATTTGCCGCTCTGGTAACGTTCTCGCATGCAGCCTTTGTTATGGGTTGGAAACAACAGCGATCTTACTTCTGGCTTGCTGCCGGATTCATCTGTGCAGCAGCGGCAACATTAACAGCTGGATTCCCCGGACTGTTTATTCCGCTTTTCTCTATTCTTTTCATCTCCTGCTGGCGCAAGCGTCCTACCAGATTCGGCGAATGGGATGTTGCAGGTGGATTCGGCGTATATCTCATTATTGTACTCAGCTGGTTTGCGTACGTATACTTTGCAGTTCAGCCGGAATACTTGCTCAATCTGGTACCAAACGTACTGGCAGCACCATTTAAAGGTGCACTCGCGCATCTTCCATACTGGTGGCATATGCTCAGCATACTCCCACTTATTTTACTGCCTTGGTTAGTGGTAGTACTTGTACTTCCATGGACAAAAATTGCCAGCATCTCTCTGTACAAAAACATTCTGGCAACGCGAAATCCTGAAAATATCGGTACTGCCTACTTGTGGCTTTCTGCGGTAATAACATGTGCAATGTACTGCTTCCTTGACTACATGACACCTGTATGGCTGCTTGTGCTGCTGCCGCAACTTGCAATTCTAGCCGCACGCGCCATCAAAAACTTTTCACCACTGCGCAATACAATTTTTTACCGACTTATTGCACTCGTCTTTTTTGCAGCAGGTATTACACTGATCGGTCTTGTTAACTTCACCCAGTTTATTCCATTTGAAATCAATGGCTGGATGTACCTTTCTGCAATCATGCTCGCTACTGCGGGAATATTCTGGCTCCGCGCACCGTGGAACAGCAGACTCGGCACAGTGGGTCTTGCACTTGCTGTCACAATTCTCCTCCAGCCGGTATTCATTATGTCAGCTTCTACAATCAACGAAGCCATCTCTGCAAAAGATATTTCCATGACTATGGAAGAATACGCAGAAAAGAACTTTGCGCCGGTTGTGTATAATGCTGACCCTGCCCCGTTTGCTTACTTTGTAAGAAAACCTGTCAAACATGCTTTTGATCTGCACACACTCAGCACAATTTTAAACACAAACAAAGATGTTGTTATCATAATGAGCGCAACAGATTGGGATAACTGGCTCACAAAACCGGAAACACTTAAGCTCGTCGACACACAGCACACTCCTATACCACACCTCGGAAAAGGATTTATTCTTGCGATTCAGGAAAAAAGTGCAGGAAACTATCGACCGGAGCCTCAAGTACAACCGGAAGAAGAACCTTCTGTAAACGAGCCAGAAACACCTCCTGCAACAGAGGAACAGCCTGCGTCTCCTGCTGAAGAAGAGCCTGCCACAGACTCTCCGCAGACAGATAATGAAGACGAGCCAGCCCCTCTCAAGCGACCGATTTTAGAGGAAACTACAACAGCAGAATCAACCGAAACCGCTCCTGAACCGGAAACTGATGAGCCAGCACAAGTTGAGCAAGTGTCTCAGGTAGCGCAGCCTGCACCTGTGACTCAAGAACCGGTCACCGAATAATCGCGATCTTCACAAACAAAAAAACGCTCTTCACATGCTGTGAAGAGCGTTTTTTTTAATTTAGCAACTTACTTTTTTTCTTCTTCAACTGGCTCACAGTCAATCACTATTGCCTGTCGAGGAGTTTGTTCTGCATCATTTTTAATTTCGCTATAAATGGTCTGCTCGTCTTTCTGCTGACCACCTGAGGAATGCCATGTGTAATACGTGAACCCTGCATGATTTTGCGCTCCGCCCTGTATAGTGGCAGCACTGAACTGCTTACGCAGCCAGCGGGCAAATGGTTTACGGGTTACCGGAAGCAACAAGGCAAGACCTGCAAAATCTGTAATAAAACCAGGAGTAAGCAACAGCAAGCCTGCAATAAGAATAAGCAATCCTTCTACCATTTCATCAGCAGGCATAGCCCCTTCGTTCAAAGACTGCCGTACCTTCTGCATGGTGTGAAAACCTTCCATGCGTGCAAGCCATGCCCCTGCAATCCCTGTAAGAACTACAATCCCGATAGTAGGAAGCCCGCCAATAACGGAGCCTACTGAAACAAGCATGTATAATTCAAGAATCGGGATGAGAGTAAACAGTAAAAATAATCTTCCAAACATATTGTTGTGCCCTTCATATTCTAAGCAATCTATCCGTACCTTTTTAAAACTAGTCATCCTGAACGAGATGACAAGTGTTTTTATGGTACATCCCCACCGCTAGAGTGCCATACACCCAATACACAATAAATAATGCAGAAGTCACCACCACTTACTGCATAGCACATGATCCATGTGTATTTCGGGTGAAAACTGGTACAGTATGTACAGCAACGCACTATAAAAAAATATCTGAATCAACGAGAATCATCTGGAGTGTAGAGTTCACTATCTGCGGTAATTAGTAAAGAAACTAATTAAGAAATGGCTCTTTATGACAGTAAAAATAAATTTTTTCTCAAAAAAGCAAGGAGTAGGTGTGCTTCTAGGTAAAAAAAAATCTCACCATTACTGGTGAGATTTTTTCTTTTCTTGTCCAACTGGATCGCCGAAAAGCTTAAGCACTCTTAGTTGCTACAGGCTTCACAACAGCGCCAGAGCGCAGACAACGGGTGCAAACATTGATAGCTTTTACCTGACCGTTAGGGAACTGATGACGAACTCGCTGAAGGTTAGGCAGGAAGCGACGTTTGGTTTTGATGTGTGAGTGAGAAACATTGTTACCCACCTGTGGGCCTTTACCGCAAATAGCACATTCTTTAGCCATGGCGATTCTCCGTATATTTAAAGAAAAAAATTTATTACTTTGATTTCTACGCGAGGGGAATTTTTTAAAAAATGTTCGCCCGCCCACGCAAGCAAAGAGATGGGTGTATTATACCCTCAGTACAAAAAAGGCAACCCTTTTCTTGACAA is a window of Halodesulfovibrio sp. DNA encoding:
- a CDS encoding calcium/sodium antiporter, with amino-acid sequence MLLHIAYLLAGGLLLWKGADWVVDAASAIARRFGISELIIGLTIVAMGTSLPEFLVTLTAVLKGIPSISFANIVGSNIFNLGIILGAVAMIKSVSGSKTLITRDIPILFGVELLIRMMVSGGELGRFDGVILTSVFVGYLAWMYYRCKKPSSASDAALCDMVSDSEVATVKDYLLLPVGLLAVSFGSQFVVDGASGVARAFGLSEWLIGVTIVAAGTSLPELVTCLSASVKGKNDMILGNLIGSDFFNFAGVLGITSLIRPIAIMPDELLNMTFAVVVVAVLWIFIRTQGKISRSEGALLFAAGIGRWLFEIWRGAM
- a CDS encoding MTH1187 family thiamine-binding protein, translating into MSVIAELSIFPMDKGVSMSPYVARVVTVIKQSGLAYDFGPMGTTIEGEWDEVMGTVSACYKELEQDCDRIYLTLKVDARKGRVNGLKGKTDSVAAKLEK
- a CDS encoding MATE family efflux transporter — its product is MLSRLKKRWNEPFGYRDALNVGLPLVVSLGSSTTMEFTDRIFLSNYSLISIAAALPAAMANFVFLLFALGIASYSSVFIAQYYGACKFDKIGSAVWQAIYFCCFAWIAIAMLVFVAEPFFAFVGHAPEVQKEEVTYFSILTLGTGFAIIANAIGCFFTGLGKTRPNMIVNIIAVLINIPLDYMLINGVWIFPELGIAGAALATVSSWGMQLIMYAWLVFTPQNDVTYHVKRAWHFNAKLFMRMMRFGIPSGLNNFFDIFAFTVFIMVVGRIGEVELAASNIVLSINSLAFLPVVGLNIAASILVGQAMGGKDVAKARVAARNVLHIAMLWMGTFAAIFLLFPYELTALFRPEGIPAEQFAAIQSTCQVLLAYVAFFCLQDSVALIFFGALKGAGDTMFVMRAMALCATLCLGVPVVAGRFFFDAGLHTLWAMLIVYVCILALTAFLRFRSGKWEHIEVIETEPV
- a CDS encoding FxsA family protein, whose translation is MFGRLFLLFTLIPILELYMLVSVGSVIGGLPTIGIVVLTGIAGAWLARMEGFHTMQKVRQSLNEGAMPADEMVEGLLILIAGLLLLTPGFITDFAGLALLLPVTRKPFARWLRKQFSAATIQGGAQNHAGFTYYTWHSSGGQQKDEQTIYSEIKNDAEQTPRQAIVIDCEPVEEEKK
- the rpmB gene encoding 50S ribosomal protein L28 translates to MAKECAICGKGPQVGNNVSHSHIKTKRRFLPNLQRVRHQFPNGQVKAINVCTRCLRSGAVVKPVATKSA